A single Cellulomonas sp. SLBN-39 DNA region contains:
- a CDS encoding L-threonylcarbamoyladenylate synthase: MSLVRIKDATDPGTWGPAIDEAVNAVSRGELVVLPTDTVYGIGADAFDPRAVQALLDAKGRGRHMPPPVLIPDVRTLDGLATSVPDGVRALADAFWPGPLTIILRAQPSLAWDLGETRGTVALRVPDHRVALALLRRTGPLAVSSANRTGRPAATTVQEAYRQLGASVPVLLDGGTAPGGVASTIVDATGDVLRVVRLGALDLEALNAVTPVEAPLPPQETADAPGTGPGATEPGTAQPAAGAAQPDVTPSDGPAAAPAPAGDDERVDGDR, from the coding sequence GTGAGTCTCGTGCGCATCAAGGACGCGACCGACCCGGGCACGTGGGGCCCCGCGATCGACGAGGCGGTGAACGCGGTCTCGCGCGGCGAGCTCGTCGTCCTGCCGACGGACACCGTGTACGGGATCGGCGCCGACGCCTTCGACCCGCGGGCCGTGCAGGCCCTCCTCGACGCCAAGGGCCGCGGGCGGCACATGCCCCCGCCGGTCCTCATCCCCGACGTGCGCACGCTCGACGGCCTGGCCACGAGCGTGCCCGACGGGGTGCGCGCCCTGGCGGACGCGTTCTGGCCCGGGCCCCTGACGATCATCCTGCGGGCGCAGCCGTCGCTCGCGTGGGACCTGGGGGAGACCCGGGGCACGGTCGCGCTGCGGGTGCCCGACCACCGCGTCGCCCTGGCGCTGCTGCGCCGCACGGGGCCGCTCGCGGTCTCCAGCGCCAACCGCACGGGCCGTCCCGCGGCCACGACCGTGCAGGAGGCGTACCGCCAGCTCGGCGCGAGCGTGCCCGTCCTCCTCGACGGCGGGACGGCGCCCGGCGGGGTGGCCTCGACGATCGTCGACGCCACCGGGGACGTGCTGCGCGTGGTCCGGCTCGGGGCGCTCGACCTCGAGGCGCTGAACGCCGTGACGCCCGTCGAGGCCCCGCTGCCCCCGCAGGAGACTGCTGACGCGCCGGGCACCGGGCCCGGTGCGACGGAACCCGGGACCGCGCAACCCGCGGCCGGGGCGGCGCAGCCCGACGTGACGCCGTCCGACGGCCCGGCCGCCGCCCCGGCGCCCGCGGGCGACGACGAGAGGGTGGACGGCGACCGGTGA
- the prmC gene encoding peptide chain release factor N(5)-glutamine methyltransferase, with amino-acid sequence MTGRVPDGLRHTGAAPGLRAYVEGATRVLAEAGVGSPRHDATALAAYALGLPRVELVLPPPLPEGFAAEYAALVERRRSREPLQHITGHTVFRHLTLRVEPGVFVPRPETETVAQLAVDEAARLVAAGRAPRVVDLCTGTGAIALSVATEVAGSEVVAVDLSDEAVGLARHNAGAVAPPGTRVVQGDVRDPALLAELDGRVDVVVSNPPYIPPDAVPTDPEVRDHDPDLALYGGGADGLDVPRAVLVAAARLLAPGGLLVMEHAEVQDAAARAAARATGAFTDVRTVPDLTGRPRTLVARRVAPAGVGDSPA; translated from the coding sequence GTGACCGGACGGGTGCCCGACGGGCTCCGGCACACCGGTGCCGCCCCCGGCCTGCGCGCGTACGTCGAGGGCGCGACGCGCGTGCTCGCCGAGGCCGGCGTGGGGTCGCCGCGGCACGACGCCACGGCCCTGGCGGCCTACGCCCTCGGCCTGCCCCGCGTGGAGCTCGTGCTGCCCCCGCCGCTGCCCGAGGGGTTCGCGGCCGAGTACGCCGCGCTCGTCGAGCGGCGTCGTTCCCGCGAGCCGCTGCAGCACATCACCGGGCACACGGTCTTCCGGCACCTCACCCTGCGCGTCGAGCCGGGCGTGTTCGTGCCGCGGCCCGAGACGGAGACGGTCGCGCAGCTGGCCGTCGACGAGGCCGCCCGCCTCGTCGCGGCGGGACGAGCCCCGCGCGTGGTCGACCTGTGCACCGGGACGGGCGCCATCGCGCTGTCGGTCGCGACGGAGGTCGCGGGCAGCGAGGTCGTCGCCGTCGACCTGTCCGACGAGGCCGTCGGCCTGGCCCGGCACAACGCCGGCGCCGTCGCACCCCCCGGCACGCGGGTCGTGCAGGGCGACGTGCGGGACCCGGCGCTGCTGGCCGAGCTCGACGGCCGCGTCGACGTCGTCGTCTCCAACCCGCCGTACATCCCGCCCGACGCCGTGCCGACCGATCCCGAGGTCCGTGACCACGACCCCGACCTGGCCCTGTACGGCGGGGGCGCCGACGGTCTCGACGTGCCGCGGGCCGTGCTCGTGGCCGCGGCCCGGCTGCTCGCCCCCGGCGGGCTCCTCGTCATGGAGCACGCGGAGGTGCAGGACGCCGCCGCCCGGGCCGCGGCCCGGGCGACGGGGGCGTTCACGGACGTGCGGACGGTGCCCGACCTCACCGGGCGGCCCCGGACCCTCGTCGCACGGCGGGTCGCGCCCGCGGGCGTGGGAGACTCACCCGCGTGA
- the prfA gene encoding peptide chain release factor 1 — translation MSQTVGAPPAVAPLLAEHAEIEQQLADPAVHADAGRARRLGRRYAELGRVVQAYRAWRAAADDAQAAAELAGEDAAFAAELPDLRAAADAAAERLRRVLVPRDPDDGRDVILEVKAGEGGEESALFAGDLLRMYTRYAERQGWSVQVLDATPSDLGGVKDAQVAVKARSAGAPEDGVWAHLKYEGGVHRVQRVPVTESQGRIHTSAAGVMVFPEADDEGDVEIDANDLRIDVFRSSGPGGQSVNTTDSAVRITHLPTGIVVSMQNEKSQLQNREQAMRVLRARLLAARQEEAAAAASEARRSQVRTVDRSERIRTYNFPENRIADHRTGYKAYNLDQVLDGDLGPVLASAVAADEAARLAAAGADGPVV, via the coding sequence GTGAGCCAGACCGTCGGCGCACCACCCGCCGTCGCCCCGCTGCTCGCCGAGCACGCCGAGATCGAGCAGCAGCTCGCCGACCCGGCGGTGCACGCGGACGCGGGTCGCGCCCGTCGGCTCGGCCGGCGGTACGCCGAGCTGGGTCGGGTCGTCCAGGCGTACCGGGCGTGGCGGGCGGCGGCCGACGACGCGCAGGCGGCCGCGGAGCTCGCGGGGGAGGACGCCGCGTTCGCGGCCGAGCTGCCCGACCTGCGCGCCGCGGCCGACGCGGCCGCCGAGCGGCTGCGCCGCGTGCTCGTGCCACGGGACCCGGACGACGGCCGTGACGTCATCCTCGAGGTCAAGGCGGGGGAGGGCGGCGAGGAGTCCGCGCTGTTCGCGGGCGACCTGCTGCGCATGTACACCCGGTACGCCGAGCGGCAGGGCTGGAGCGTGCAGGTGCTCGACGCGACCCCGTCGGACCTCGGCGGCGTCAAGGACGCGCAGGTCGCGGTCAAGGCCCGCAGCGCGGGTGCGCCCGAGGACGGGGTCTGGGCCCACCTGAAGTACGAGGGCGGTGTCCACCGGGTGCAGCGCGTCCCCGTCACGGAGTCCCAGGGGCGCATCCACACCTCGGCGGCGGGTGTCATGGTCTTCCCCGAGGCCGACGACGAGGGCGACGTCGAGATCGACGCCAACGACCTGCGCATCGACGTGTTCCGCTCGTCCGGCCCCGGCGGGCAGTCGGTCAACACGACCGACTCGGCGGTGCGGATCACGCACCTGCCCACGGGGATCGTCGTGTCGATGCAGAACGAGAAGTCCCAGCTGCAGAACCGTGAGCAGGCGATGCGGGTCCTGCGCGCCCGGTTGCTGGCCGCCCGGCAGGAGGAGGCGGCCGCGGCCGCCAGCGAGGCCCGCCGCTCCCAGGTGCGCACCGTCGACCGGTCCGAGCGCATCCGCACCTACAACTTCCCCGAGAACCGCATCGCCGACCACCGCACCGGGTACAAGGCCTACAACCTCGACCAGGTGCTGGACGGCGACCTCGGCCCGGTGCTGGCGTCGGCGGTCGCGGCGGACGAGGCCGCGCGCCTGGCTGCGGCCGGCGCGGACGGGCCGGTGGTCTGA
- the rpmE gene encoding 50S ribosomal protein L31: MKSDIHPEYVVTEVTCTCGSTFVTRSTVTTGKIHADVCSACHPFYTGKQKILDTGGRVARFEARYGKKAGK, encoded by the coding sequence GTGAAGTCTGACATCCACCCGGAGTACGTCGTCACCGAGGTGACGTGCACCTGCGGCAGCACCTTCGTCACGCGCTCGACCGTGACGACCGGCAAGATCCACGCCGACGTGTGCAGCGCCTGCCACCCGTTCTACACGGGCAAGCAGAAGATCCTCGACACCGGTGGCCGCGTCGCCCGCTTCGAGGCGCGCTACGGCAAGAAGGCCGGCAAGTAG
- the rho gene encoding transcription termination factor Rho, with the protein MTDTIDATTSTAGGSAGGSISTMRLPELQALASQLGVKGTSKMRKGDLVQAISAARSGAPRAAEPAPERAQPLEDRSAGRSDAPVAAERPTRARRARSAGPVTAVPSDAPVVETPEVPAARTERTSGAPRRDALAGLEAALDARLAPGDERPAPEAGERRSRRAGRGAGAPTGDAERPAREEQAPARGAARGGAERGQAERAAADRGQVEVADATADRQQADRLDDGDERGGRRRRSRDRYRDRDRKRGRGRGTQGELAGPDDVEVADDDVLLPVAGILDVLESYAFVRTSGYLPGANDVYVSLNQVKKSGLRRGDAITGAVRQPREGEQPPAAQGSRPSKFNALVRLDTVNGMDPEEARQRPEFTKLTPLYPQERLRLETEPGRLTPRVIDIVAPIGKGQRGLIVAPPKAGKTIVMQQIANAITANNPEVHLMVVLVDERPEEVTDMERTVKGEVIASTFDRPASDHTIVAELAIERAKRLVELGQDVVVLLDSLTRLSRAYNLAAPASGRILSGGVDASALYPPKRFFGAARNIENGGSLTILASALVETGSKMDEVIFEEFKGTGNMELRLSRSLADKRIFPAVDVNASGTRREEVLMSNDELKIVYKLRRVLGALDQQQAIELLLGKLRETRSNVEFLLQVQKTTPGTHAPALEEGVARTV; encoded by the coding sequence GTGACAGACACCATCGACGCCACCACGAGCACCGCGGGCGGCTCGGCCGGGGGCAGCATCTCGACGATGCGGCTCCCCGAGCTCCAGGCCCTCGCGTCCCAGCTCGGCGTCAAGGGCACGAGCAAGATGCGCAAGGGCGACCTCGTGCAGGCGATCTCCGCGGCCCGTTCCGGCGCCCCCCGGGCCGCCGAGCCCGCGCCGGAGCGGGCCCAGCCCCTCGAGGACCGGTCCGCCGGGCGCAGCGACGCCCCGGTCGCGGCCGAGCGTCCGACCCGGGCGCGACGGGCACGTTCCGCCGGACCGGTGACGGCCGTGCCGTCCGACGCACCGGTCGTCGAGACCCCGGAGGTGCCCGCGGCGCGGACCGAGCGCACGTCCGGAGCCCCGCGGCGCGACGCGCTCGCCGGGTTGGAGGCGGCGCTCGACGCCCGCCTCGCCCCGGGCGACGAGCGCCCCGCGCCGGAGGCCGGCGAGCGCCGGTCGCGCCGTGCCGGCCGCGGGGCGGGTGCACCGACCGGTGACGCCGAGCGCCCCGCCCGCGAGGAGCAGGCGCCCGCGCGCGGTGCGGCCCGTGGCGGCGCCGAGCGCGGCCAGGCGGAGCGCGCGGCCGCCGACCGCGGCCAGGTCGAGGTCGCCGACGCCACGGCCGACCGTCAGCAGGCGGACCGGCTCGACGACGGCGACGAGCGCGGCGGACGCCGTCGCCGCTCGCGCGACCGGTACCGCGACCGCGACCGCAAGCGCGGGCGCGGTCGCGGCACGCAGGGCGAGCTCGCGGGGCCGGACGACGTCGAGGTCGCCGACGACGACGTCCTGCTGCCCGTCGCGGGCATCCTCGACGTGCTGGAGTCGTACGCGTTCGTCCGCACGTCCGGCTACCTTCCCGGGGCGAACGACGTCTACGTCTCGCTCAACCAGGTGAAGAAGAGCGGGCTGCGCCGCGGCGACGCGATCACCGGCGCGGTGCGCCAGCCGCGCGAGGGCGAGCAGCCCCCGGCCGCGCAGGGCAGCCGCCCCAGCAAGTTCAACGCGCTGGTGCGGCTCGACACGGTCAACGGCATGGACCCGGAGGAGGCCCGCCAGCGCCCGGAGTTCACCAAGCTGACGCCCCTCTACCCGCAGGAGCGGCTGCGCCTGGAGACCGAGCCCGGCCGGCTCACCCCGCGCGTCATCGACATCGTCGCGCCCATCGGCAAGGGCCAGCGCGGCCTGATCGTGGCGCCCCCGAAGGCGGGCAAGACGATCGTCATGCAGCAGATCGCCAACGCGATCACCGCGAACAACCCCGAGGTCCACCTCATGGTCGTGCTCGTCGACGAGCGCCCCGAGGAGGTCACGGACATGGAGCGGACGGTCAAGGGCGAGGTCATCGCCTCGACGTTCGACCGTCCCGCATCCGACCACACGATCGTCGCCGAGCTCGCGATCGAGCGCGCCAAGCGGCTGGTCGAGCTCGGCCAGGACGTCGTCGTGCTGCTCGACTCGCTGACCCGCCTGTCGCGCGCGTACAACCTGGCCGCGCCGGCGTCGGGCCGCATCCTGTCCGGCGGCGTCGACGCGTCCGCGCTGTACCCGCCCAAGCGGTTCTTCGGCGCCGCGCGCAACATCGAGAACGGCGGCTCGCTGACGATCCTCGCCTCCGCGCTGGTGGAGACGGGCTCGAAGATGGACGAGGTCATCTTCGAGGAGTTCAAGGGCACCGGGAACATGGAGCTGCGCCTGTCCCGCTCCCTGGCCGACAAGCGGATCTTCCCGGCCGTCGACGTCAACGCCTCGGGCACCCGCCGCGAGGAGGTGCTCATGAGCAACGACGAGCTGAAGATCGTCTACAAGCTGCGTCGTGTGCTGGGCGCGCTCGACCAGCAGCAGGCGATCGAGCTGCTGCTCGGCAAGCTGCGCGAGACCCGCTCGAACGTCGAGTTCCTGCTCCAGGTGCAGAAGACGACGCCGGGCACCCACGCGCCCGCCCTCGAGGAGGGCGTCGCCCGCACGGTCTGA
- the thrB gene encoding homoserine kinase gives MHLGAAHVRVRVPATSANLGPGFDALGLALALHDELEVHVLGAPGVRVDVEGEGAGVVPDDERHLVVRALRTALDAVGAPQPGLHLVCRNRVPHGRGLGSSAAAVVAGLLAARALLAEPDALDDDAVLALATQIEGHPDNAAPALLGGLTLAWTDAGDVRAVRLPVHPDVVPVVAVPAQHLSTAKARGVLPSHVPHADAAAQAARAALLVEALGRRPDLLLPATRDLLHQDHRRPVMPRSLALVDALRDAGVAAVVSGAGPTVLALARRTGPGATDADAALAQAVGADADGWRVRALPVDGAGASATVVTDAAGRRPGPTAG, from the coding sequence ATGCACCTCGGGGCCGCGCACGTGCGCGTCCGTGTGCCCGCGACCTCGGCCAACCTCGGGCCCGGGTTCGACGCGCTGGGCCTGGCCCTCGCGCTGCACGACGAGCTCGAGGTGCACGTGCTCGGCGCCCCCGGCGTGCGGGTCGACGTGGAGGGCGAGGGCGCGGGCGTCGTGCCCGACGACGAGCGGCACCTCGTGGTGCGCGCGCTGCGCACCGCGCTCGACGCCGTCGGCGCACCCCAGCCGGGGCTGCACCTCGTGTGCCGCAACCGGGTGCCGCACGGTCGCGGACTCGGCTCGTCGGCGGCGGCCGTCGTCGCGGGCCTCCTCGCCGCCCGGGCGCTGCTCGCCGAGCCGGACGCGCTCGACGACGACGCGGTCCTCGCGCTGGCGACGCAGATCGAGGGCCACCCCGACAACGCCGCGCCCGCGCTCCTCGGCGGCCTGACCCTGGCGTGGACCGACGCCGGTGACGTGCGGGCGGTGCGGCTGCCCGTGCACCCCGACGTCGTCCCCGTCGTCGCCGTGCCCGCCCAGCACCTGTCGACGGCGAAGGCGCGCGGCGTGCTCCCGTCCCACGTGCCGCACGCCGACGCCGCCGCGCAGGCCGCGCGCGCCGCGCTCCTCGTGGAGGCCCTCGGGCGGCGGCCCGACCTGCTGCTGCCCGCCACGCGGGACCTGCTGCACCAGGACCACCGACGCCCCGTCATGCCGCGGTCGCTCGCGCTGGTCGACGCGCTGCGCGACGCGGGTGTCGCCGCCGTCGTCTCGGGCGCCGGACCGACGGTGCTCGCCCTGGCCCGACGGACCGGTCCCGGCGCCACGGACGCGGACGCGGCCCTCGCGCAGGCCGTGGGCGCGGACGCCGACGGCTGGAGGGTCCGTGCGCTGCCCGTCGACGGTGCGGGTGCGTCGGCGACGGTCGTGACCGACGCCGCGGGCCGACGGCCCGGTCCCACGGCGGGGTGA
- the thrC gene encoding threonine synthase, which yields MAHQWRGIIAEYADRLPAHVQEHVVTLGEGGTPLVPAPALSARTGADVHLKVEGMNPTGSFKDRGMTTAISAAAARGARAVVCASTGNTSASAAAYATRAGMVCAVLVPDGKIAMGKLSQAVAHGALLLQVDGNFDDCLVAARKLAEAYPVELVNSVNPDRIEGQKTASFEVVDALGDAPDVHVLPVGNAGNITAYWKGYREYAGLDAGDAHPAVATRTPVMWGFQAAGAAPIVLGHPVDAPETIATAIRIGNPASWQQAEEARDVSGGLIGSVTDAQILAAHRVLSAEAGVFVEPASAAGVAGLLALAEEGRVPAGARIVVTVTGHGLKDPQWALRTADGDEVRPRRVSTDVVSIADALGLA from the coding sequence ATGGCCCACCAGTGGCGCGGCATCATCGCCGAGTACGCCGACCGTCTGCCCGCGCACGTGCAGGAGCACGTCGTCACGCTGGGGGAGGGCGGCACGCCGCTCGTGCCCGCCCCCGCGCTGTCGGCCCGCACCGGCGCCGACGTGCACCTCAAGGTCGAGGGCATGAACCCCACGGGCTCGTTCAAGGACCGCGGCATGACCACCGCGATCTCCGCGGCGGCCGCCCGCGGCGCCCGGGCCGTGGTCTGCGCGTCCACGGGCAACACGTCGGCCTCGGCCGCCGCGTACGCGACCCGCGCCGGGATGGTCTGCGCCGTGCTCGTCCCCGACGGCAAGATCGCCATGGGCAAGCTCAGCCAGGCCGTCGCGCACGGCGCGCTCCTGCTGCAGGTCGACGGCAACTTCGACGACTGCCTCGTCGCCGCGCGCAAGCTCGCCGAGGCGTACCCCGTCGAGCTCGTCAACTCGGTCAACCCCGACCGCATCGAGGGGCAGAAGACCGCCTCGTTCGAGGTCGTCGACGCCCTCGGCGACGCCCCGGACGTGCACGTGCTGCCCGTCGGCAACGCGGGCAACATCACGGCCTACTGGAAGGGCTACCGCGAGTACGCGGGCCTGGACGCGGGCGACGCGCACCCCGCGGTGGCCACCCGGACCCCGGTCATGTGGGGCTTCCAGGCCGCCGGCGCCGCGCCGATCGTGCTCGGCCACCCGGTGGACGCGCCCGAGACGATCGCGACCGCCATCCGCATCGGCAACCCCGCGTCCTGGCAGCAGGCCGAGGAGGCCCGCGACGTGTCCGGCGGGCTCATCGGCTCCGTGACCGACGCCCAGATCCTCGCCGCGCACCGTGTGCTGTCCGCCGAGGCCGGCGTCTTCGTCGAGCCCGCGTCGGCCGCGGGCGTCGCCGGGCTGCTCGCGCTCGCCGAGGAGGGGCGTGTGCCCGCGGGGGCGCGCATCGTCGTCACGGTCACCGGCCACGGCCTGAAGGACCCGCAGTGGGCGCTGCGCACCGCCGACGGCGACGAGGTGCGACCCCGGCGCGTCAGCACCGACGTCGTGTCGATCGCCGACGCGCTCGGCCTGGCCTGA
- a CDS encoding homoserine dehydrogenase, translating into MVPSPDTHPPLRVAVLGCGVVGTEVVRRLVTDGDELAARVGARLELVGIGVRDADVERDPVVDRALLTTDAASLVEKADVVVEVMGGIEPARTLLLHAVAHGAGVVTANKALLAQDGPTLYAAADAAGVDLYYEAAVAGAIPIVRPVREQLAGDTVQRVLGIVNGTTNYVLDTMTTQGLGLDEVVAEAQRLGYAEADPTADVEGYDAAAKAAILASLAFHTRVALDDVDRTGITGLTADDVAWAARTGHVLKLLAVAERATGQDGTAGVLVRVQPVLVTADHPLASVRGAFNAVFVEAEAAGELMFYGRGAGGAPTSSAVLGDLVQVARHRVLGGKGPVESSYAALPVLPAGDARSRYQVRLEVADRPGVLAAVAGALADQGVSVEAVRQTTALDADGRPVATLVITTHTATERALRATVDVVDALDAVHRVVQVLPVL; encoded by the coding sequence GTGGTCCCGTCGCCCGACACCCATCCGCCCCTGCGCGTCGCCGTCCTCGGCTGCGGCGTCGTCGGCACGGAGGTCGTGCGCCGGCTCGTCACGGACGGCGACGAGCTCGCGGCCCGCGTGGGTGCGCGTCTCGAGCTCGTCGGGATCGGGGTGCGCGACGCCGACGTCGAGCGCGACCCCGTCGTGGACCGCGCGCTGCTCACCACCGACGCGGCCTCCCTGGTCGAGAAGGCCGACGTCGTCGTCGAGGTGATGGGCGGGATCGAGCCCGCGCGCACGCTGCTGCTGCACGCGGTCGCGCACGGCGCCGGCGTCGTCACCGCCAACAAGGCCCTGCTCGCCCAGGACGGCCCGACGCTGTACGCCGCCGCCGACGCCGCGGGCGTCGACCTCTACTACGAGGCCGCCGTCGCCGGGGCCATCCCGATCGTGCGGCCCGTGCGCGAGCAGCTCGCGGGGGACACCGTCCAGCGCGTGCTCGGCATCGTCAACGGCACCACGAACTACGTCCTCGACACCATGACCACCCAGGGGCTGGGCCTCGACGAGGTCGTCGCCGAGGCCCAGCGCCTCGGGTACGCCGAGGCCGACCCGACCGCCGACGTCGAGGGCTACGACGCCGCCGCGAAGGCGGCGATCCTCGCGTCGCTGGCGTTCCACACCCGGGTCGCCCTCGACGACGTCGACCGCACCGGCATCACCGGGCTCACCGCCGACGACGTGGCCTGGGCGGCCCGCACCGGCCACGTGCTCAAGCTCCTCGCGGTCGCCGAGCGCGCCACCGGGCAGGACGGCACCGCCGGCGTGCTCGTGCGGGTCCAGCCCGTCCTGGTCACCGCCGACCACCCGCTCGCGAGCGTCCGCGGCGCGTTCAACGCCGTCTTCGTCGAGGCCGAGGCCGCCGGCGAGCTCATGTTCTACGGGCGCGGCGCCGGCGGTGCGCCGACCTCGTCCGCGGTGCTCGGCGACCTCGTCCAGGTCGCCCGCCACCGGGTCCTCGGCGGCAAGGGGCCGGTCGAGTCGTCCTACGCCGCGCTGCCCGTGCTGCCCGCCGGCGACGCCCGGTCCCGCTACCAGGTCCGCCTCGAGGTGGCCGACCGGCCGGGCGTGCTCGCCGCCGTCGCCGGCGCGCTCGCCGACCAGGGCGTCTCCGTCGAGGCCGTCCGCCAGACGACCGCGCTCGACGCCGACGGCCGGCCCGTCGCCACCCTCGTCATCACCACCCACACCGCCACCGAGCGCGCCCTGCGCGCGACCGTGGACGTCGTCGACGCGCTCGACGCCGTGCACCGCGTCGTGCAGGTGCTGCCGGTGCTCTGA
- a CDS encoding heme oxygenase (biliverdin-producing): MSAATPTTLDADPVATVPLSAALRAGTRQEHSEAERSSFVERLVAGELDVAAYTDLAAQQHAVYTALEAAGARLRAADADGGLVFDELERVPAIEADLAALLGEGWRAQVRVLPATAAYATRLQAVGDDLVLYAAHAYTRYLGDLSGGQVLQRMIARHYGLTTGLSFYDFPQIHRLKPFKDVYRERLDALPLTPAQQAGVVAEAQLAFRLNRAMFTDLGAVHVR, from the coding sequence ATGAGCGCAGCCACGCCCACCACGCTCGACGCGGACCCCGTCGCCACGGTCCCGCTCTCCGCCGCGCTGCGCGCCGGCACCCGGCAGGAGCACAGCGAGGCCGAGCGCTCCTCGTTCGTCGAGCGCCTCGTCGCCGGCGAGCTCGACGTGGCCGCGTACACCGACCTGGCCGCGCAGCAGCACGCCGTCTACACCGCCCTCGAGGCGGCCGGTGCCCGGCTGCGCGCCGCCGATGCCGACGGCGGCCTCGTCTTCGACGAGCTCGAGCGCGTCCCCGCGATCGAGGCCGACCTCGCCGCGCTGCTCGGCGAGGGCTGGCGCGCGCAGGTCCGGGTGCTGCCCGCCACGGCCGCCTACGCGACCCGGCTGCAGGCCGTGGGCGACGACCTCGTGCTCTACGCGGCCCACGCCTACACCCGCTACCTCGGCGACCTGTCCGGCGGGCAGGTGCTGCAGCGGATGATCGCCCGGCACTACGGGCTGACCACCGGCCTGTCGTTCTACGACTTCCCGCAGATCCACCGCCTCAAGCCGTTCAAGGACGTGTACCGCGAGCGCCTGGACGCCCTGCCGCTCACCCCGGCCCAGCAGGCCGGCGTCGTGGCGGAGGCGCAGCTGGCGTTCCGCCTCAACCGCGCGATGTTCACGGACCTGGGCGCGGTGCACGTGCGCTGA
- a CDS encoding WxL protein peptidoglycan domain-containing protein: MPRTSLPAPVRALLVAATAALASALALAVPAAAATVPASASATTTTAVDGAVSWGVRPAVAADGTARANFVYEVEPGDVVDDVLVVTNHGADPLTLDVYAADAFTTPSGALDLLAPGTPSTGLGTWVRVDRASVELAPGAEVEVPFVVEVPADARPGDHAGGVVTSLRTSQPGQTVQVDRRMGARVHVRVAGEAVSAVAARDGAVEVAGSANPFAPAAALVTYTVENTGGTRLAGTAAVRVAGPGGAAAVEVVDELPELLPGDVLVRQVQVDGVWPLGRARADVDVLVEGVGLGAGSAEPRSLTAATWAVPWAQLLLLGAAVGLGLVLPRLSARAPRPGP; this comes from the coding sequence GTGCCCCGAACGTCCCTGCCCGCCCCGGTCCGGGCGCTGCTCGTCGCCGCGACCGCGGCCCTCGCGTCAGCGCTCGCCCTCGCCGTCCCCGCAGCCGCGGCGACCGTCCCCGCGAGCGCGAGCGCGACCACGACCACGGCGGTCGACGGCGCCGTCTCGTGGGGCGTGCGGCCTGCGGTGGCCGCCGACGGCACGGCGCGGGCGAACTTCGTCTACGAGGTCGAGCCGGGCGACGTCGTGGACGACGTCCTCGTCGTCACGAACCACGGCGCCGACCCGCTGACCCTCGACGTCTACGCCGCCGACGCCTTCACCACGCCGTCCGGGGCCCTCGACCTCCTCGCCCCCGGCACGCCGTCGACCGGCCTCGGCACGTGGGTCCGCGTCGACCGGGCGTCCGTCGAGCTGGCGCCGGGAGCCGAGGTCGAGGTGCCGTTCGTCGTCGAGGTGCCTGCCGACGCGCGCCCCGGGGACCACGCCGGCGGGGTCGTCACGTCGCTGCGCACGTCCCAGCCGGGGCAGACCGTGCAGGTCGACCGGCGGATGGGCGCGCGCGTGCACGTGCGCGTCGCCGGCGAGGCCGTCTCCGCGGTCGCCGCGCGCGACGGCGCGGTCGAGGTCGCCGGCTCGGCGAACCCGTTCGCCCCGGCCGCGGCGCTCGTGACCTACACGGTGGAGAACACGGGCGGCACCCGGCTGGCGGGCACGGCCGCGGTGCGCGTCGCGGGCCCCGGGGGAGCGGCCGCCGTCGAGGTCGTCGACGAGCTGCCCGAGCTCCTGCCCGGCGACGTCCTCGTGCGCCAGGTCCAGGTCGACGGCGTGTGGCCGCTGGGGCGGGCCCGCGCCGACGTCGACGTGCTCGTCGAGGGCGTCGGCCTGGGGGCGGGCTCGGCCGAGCCGCGGTCGCTCACGGCCGCGACGTGGGCCGTCCCGTGGGCGCAGCTCCTCCTGCTCGGCGCCGCCGTCGGGCTCGGCCTGGTGCTGCCGAGGCTCAGCGCACGTGCACCGCGCCCAGGTCCGTGA